Sequence from the Thermotoga sp. SG1 genome:
GGTCATGTGGATGAAGAGGTCGAGTAAGATACTACTCATCGTTGTCTTTGTGGTGGTAGCTGTTGTCGCCGTTGGATTTCTCTATTACAGATCTTTCCATTCTTCTCCAGATTACAGAGCTGAAGAAATACACTATCTTTTCAGAGTTGAAGACGAAAGCTATTTTGTGAGAATAGATGACGCCAAAAGGATGGTCTACGTCGTTTCCTTCCCAAAGGAGTCCTACGATCCAGAAAGAAAAGAGTCGCTCTTTTCTGAAAGACCTCTGAGCGATCTCGAAAAGATAGAAAACCTGCTGAAAGTAAAGGCGGAAAGGGTCTTCTACTCGGTGATGTCGAAAGAGGAGTTTTTGAAACTCTCTCAGAATCTTTTTGGAAGACAGGTTGAAAGTTTCGCGGATTTTGTCAAAGAACTTTCGAAGAGAAAGGTGAAATTCTTCGATTTTCTGTTTGTGGGAAGTTGGGTGAAGAATTTTGGATTCAACAACCTGAACAGGTTTTCCCTGTACAAGTTCCTGGAAAAGGTATCGAGTTATGCGATCGACATCTTCGAGGCACCGACAATAACGAAAGCGCCTGTCATCGTAAAGGTTCAGGGAAAAGAGTATCAGAGGTTGTACCTTGACCCTGAGAAACTGGAAGTTATCACCGAGGAGATGAAAAGGTGAGGATAGACCCTCTCGGAGGGGAATCTCTGAAAAACCAGGAGGTCAAAGGGAAAAAATCCAAGAGAACTTCCAGAACCGGAGAGGTAGAGAAAAAGGAATTTTTCGATATAATGAAAGACATCAGTGTTGAGCAATTTGAAAAACTCCTCGAAGAAGCCGTCGAGGAAGTGATCGAGTCCGGGAATGAACTTGTGAGGTCTCCCACTCCCTCTAACCTGAAAAGGTATAAAAACGCCATAAGGGAATTTCTGAAACTTGTTGAGAAAAAGCTCTACAAACTGTCCGGTAGTTTCGATATGACAAGTGGAAAGGCAAAACTACACGTTGTAGTGGAGGAAGTGAACGAAAAACTGATGAACCTCACCGAAAAGATTATGAAGAACGAGTGGCAGACGATAAATCTGGCTGCCAGGATAGAAGAGATCAACGGACTCATACTAAATCTTTATCGCTGAATCTCAAGTGAAAGGTCCACAAAGACTTCACTCAAAGTCAGGCGGCTTGTTGAGATCACATCCACTGTTTCCATATCGTAATCCGATACGTTCTCTTCTGTGATTCCTCCGGACACCTCCACCACGACGTTTGGGTTCATTTCTTTGATCTTCTTCGATACCTTCTTTACCATCTCCGGCGACATGTTGTCCAGCATGACGATATCTGCTCCCATCTCAACGGCCTTCAAGGCGTCTTCCATGTTTTCAACCTCGATTTCGATCTTTTTGGTGAAGGAAGAGATTTTTTTTACTTCCTGGATCGCTTTTTCCACACTTCCGTAGAGTTTCAGATGGTTGTCCTTTATCATGACGCAGTCTCCCAGATTGAACCTGTGGGTGTCTCCTCCTCCGTGCATCACGGCAAGTTTCTGAAAAAGAGAAAAACCAGGAATCGTCTTCCTCGTGGCGGCTATCTTTGCGTGTTTGAGTTTTCTGGCAAACCTTCTTGTAACGGTGGCTGTTGAAATCATCAGTGACAATGTGTTGAGGAGAGTTCTTTCGATCAAAAGCAGGTTGTACGTGTTGCCTTCTATTTCACCTATTTCACCCTTTTTGGGTATGAACTCACCATCCTTCACGTAGAAGATAGATTTCAGATGGTACTTTTCCAGAAATCTCTGGGCAAGTTCTATTCCGGAAGCGACCACGTTTTCTGTTTTCAGAAAAACGGCCGCTTTGGATATCGTGTTTCGAAGGGGAAAAGAAGCAATATCCAGATTTCCCTCGTCTTCCTTCACATGTGATGAAAGGATCTCCAGGAGCTTTTCCACATTATCACCCCATGATTTCAAACATTTTGAGGATGGGTCTTCTGGCTTTTTCGATGATGTCTTCAGGAAGAGTGACTTCGAAACTTTCTGTCTCAAGTGCCAAAAGTGTGTTTTCCAAAGTGTTTTTCTTCATGTTCACACAAATGGCGCTTTCCAGTGGAACAAAGTTTCTGTCTGGGAATTTCTTTTTCAGTTTATGGATCATACCAATTTCTGTTCCTATCACAAAGGTCTTTGCAGGGTCTTTCTCTGGTATCCTTTCCATCTGGCCGGTGCTTCCGACGTAATCGGCTTTGTCCCTGACCGGTTTTGGGCACTCTGGATGAACCACTACCCTGGCATCTGGATATTTTTTCTTTGCAACATCAACGGAACTTTCGCTGAACTGATGAACGGGGCAGTGACCATCTTCGGGCATGGCAACGATTTTCTTCCCTGTCTTCTCGGCCACGTACTCTGCCAGGTTTCTGTCCGGACCAAAGAGAATCACGTCCGATTCGATTCTTTTCACAACTTCTACCGCGTTTGCGGAGGTGCATATGACGTCCGCAAGAGTCTTGCACTCGGCTGTGCTGTTCACGTAAAGGACAACAGGAGCATCTGGAAACCTTTTTTTGTACTCCTTGATCATCTCTGGTGTCAGGCGATTTGCCATAGGGCAGGTTGCACTTCTGTCGGGGACTATGACCTTCTTTTCGGGATTCAGTATCTTGACCAGTTCTGCCATGAAATCCACACCGAGGAAAAGAATCTTTTTTTCTTCCAGATCCATGGCCTTCCTTGCAAGTTGCAGTGAGTCTCCAACAAAATCTGCTATATCTTGAAGTTCTGGAATTTGGTAGTTGTGAGCAAGTATCACATAGCCTTTTTCTTTCTTCAGTTTCAGGATTTTGTCTACCACTTTCGTCCCTCCTCATCCAAAGACAATTTTGGAGTTCAGACTTTCGATGGTTTTCAAAATGGAATAAACCGTTACCATACTTGTTTTGGGATTTTCTGGAGATGGCAGGTTTTCTATTTTGAATTCATATTTTCCAACATCGGAAATAACACTTATGATGTGTACGTTGTTTGAGAGAGAAGAATCGGCTCTTATGATCACCTTTACCTTTTCAAAGCCAGCGATGAGGCCAACAGTTGAAGCGATGTTTATGTTTCTGGGAAAAAGCTTTGCAGCCTCTTCCACACTTCCCTCGAAGACGGTCGTTTCTCCTTCAATGTTTATCCCAAGACTTCTCGGGTGTTTTCTCGTCTCGATGAACACTTGCTGTACGTTTTTTCTTATCGCTGCCAGCAAATCAAGTCCACCGATCGCGCCGGAAGGAAAAAACACCCTTGCGGGTGAAACCTTAAGTTCTTCGAAAAACGACTCTCTGAAAGCTCTGTCGGCAAAAGCGCTGGTGCTGATGATCAGATAGTTCACGGGGCTTTTTAGTATCTGAAAGGAGTACTCTTTAACCGCTTCTGGGGAAGCACATTCGATCACTGTATCCACATCCTCCGGAATGTGGAACTCCTCAAGCCAGTAAATATCTGGAATGTTATCTTTTTGGAATTTGTCGAAGGCATAAACTTTCTCAAAGTGAGTCATCTTCAAAATTTGTTTCCCGATGTTGCCAACTCCTATGATGAGAACTCTCATTGTTCTCACCCCCAACTAATTTTACACCTGCTGTAAACAACTGACAAGAGATGTTGTGTAGATGTTAGTTAAAAATTGATTGTTCTACTAAAATTATGTTTTATTCATAAAAACTAGGTAAGTTCCATTTATTCACAAAGTGGGATGTGTTTGTATTTGGCACTGGATGTGTGATATAGAGTATGCAATTACCGGTAACGGAAAATTTCATGCGCCTTTGTGGTACCGGAAGCTATGCAATAAAAAAGGAATAATGAGCGAAAAAGAAAAACAACTACTCAGAAATAACTTGAACATGAACTTATGATTTGACGACAAATAAAGAAGCGACATACTTATCCTTTAACACTTTAAGGTAGACCTTTTTACGAGAATTTGTGAAAACAAGAACTAGTTGATTTTCCCCTGAAACACCCCAAAATGGCCCGACCTAGGTTAGGGTAATTTATCTTTTGTTTTTGCCATGGTTTAGGCTTTTCATTGACTATGCAATTATTCCATTTTTCCAAACAGTACTTGACTGACCCTTTCTGTGTGTTAGAATCACCTATGATGAAACACCCTCTCTATCTTCTTATATACTCTTGCTTTCTGATATGTTCTGTGGTATAATTTCTTTGAAATCCAACGGGTTTCAATACTTCCTTAGAGGTATGGAAACAGCACACGATTGAACTCTTCGAGAATCAGTTCTGCAAGGTTTCAATACTTCCTTAGAGGTATGGAAACACTAGTGACGACTTGGTCATTGGTCTTATTGAGACAGGTTTCAATACTTCCTTAGAGGTATGGAAACGGAGGTGATACAATGAGTAACATGCTATGGGGAGGTGGTTTCAATACTTCCTTAGAGGTATGGAAACTTACACCACCTCCTATCAAAATCCACTTCCAGTCAAGTTTCAATACTTCCTTAGAGGTATGGAAACCTTTTTTTATACCACTATCTTGCCACGTTGTCAAGTTTCAATACTTCCTTAGAGGTATGGAAACTCCCCCTCCTCTCTCCAGCCTACTTCGTTCCAGCCGGTTTCAATACTTCCTTAGAGGTATGGAAACTAGGTGCGATTGAAGAAATCCCGCAACCGACCACGTTTCAATACTTCCTTAGAGGTATGGAAACTTTGTTATCTCGAACGTTATTCTGACAACTCCGTCATGTTTCAATACTTCCTTAGAGGTATGGAAACAATTCTATAACCCGTGGAAATTTCTGCAAAACAAGTGTTTCAATACTTCCTTAGAGGTATGGAAACGTTTTTCCTATTTCTTGAAATAATTTTTTCCACTCCGTTTCAATACTTCCTTAGAGGTATGGAAACCCGTGGTCATTGGTGGTGGAACATCCACGGTCACGAGTTTCAATACTTCCTTAGAGGTATGGAAACTCCATGAATCTGATTCGGTTTTCGTGAGTAATGAACCCCGTTTCAATACTTCCTTAGAGGTATGGAAACACAACTATATCTATTTCCTCCACTTTTAGACTCGTAGTTTCAATACTTCCTTAGAGGTATGGAAACCTATCTGCTCGGTCAGGATCGGAAGCAGCGTGTCGTGTTTCAATACTTCCTTAGAGGTATGGAAACACAATCTCTCCCTCTTCAGTGATAAAATCCTTTTCCAGTTTCAATACTTCCTTAGAGGTATGGAAACTATATTTGTGCGTGGGATTGTGCGAGTGAATGAAAGTTTCAATACTTCCTTAGAGGTATGGAAACTATCTGAACGATGCTACAAATTCAGCAACTGTTTCAAGTTTCAATACTTCCTTAGAGGTATGGAAACTGTTCCACCCCTTGAAGACAAGAGAAACATGATCCATTTCCGTTTCAATACTTCCTTAGAGGTATGGAAACATTGAGGGAGCTACGTGAAAAGGTGGGTTTGTCTGGTTTCAATACTTCCTTAGAGGTATGGAAACTTCAAGTTTGCCGTTGTGGCTCCTTCTAATGTTCGAGGTTTCAATACTTCCTTAGAGGTATGGAAACCGTATTCTGTAAAGCTCTTTTCAAGGCTTTTTATTCGTTTCAATACTTCCTTAGAGGTATGGAAACGCATACAGACGCTCGCCTATTTTCTTCACAGTCACCTTGTTTCAATACTTCCTTAGAGGTATGGAAACGTGTGGTGCAGAACATCGGGCTTGGACAAACCAAGAGTTTCAATACTTCCTTAGAGGTATGGAAACAAGCTGGACGGTGAAAAAGAAGGCGGTGAGTAAGTAGTTTCAATACTTCCTTAGAGGTATGGAAACGCGTTGTTCTTGCATCGCTTGTAATGGGGAGCGTGAGTTTCAATACTTCCTTAGAGGTATGGAAACTAGTCCTTGAGGATACGAGTCTAAAAGTGGAGGAAAGTTTCAATACTTCCTTAGAGGTATGGAAACCTTGGAACGAATACTTCGTTGTTTTTTTCGTCAACTCGTTTCAATACTTCCTTAGAGGTATGGAAACACGTCCTTCACAAACGTGGTGTGAGACTGTTCCCGCCCGTTTCAATACTTCCTTAGAGGTATGGAAACGTCTCCGGGGGAGCGAGATGCTCGCAAATGCACAAGGTTTCAATACTTCCTTAGAGGTATGGAACCCCCCAGCCCGTTTCCAAAGCGGCTTGGGCAAGCATAGTTTCAATACTTCCTTAGAGGTATGGAAACTTTCTGATCCCTCCTCCACAACGTCCCGGTACCTGGTTTCAATACTTCCTTAGAGGTATGGAAACACTGCAAGGAAAAATTGTATATCTTTCTGTAAGAACGTTTCAATACTTCCTTAGAGGTATGGAAACATCTCCTCTCTGTCTTCACCGTCGTGAATTTTCTTGTTTCAATACTTCCTTAGAGGTATGGAAACCGTCTACACCTGAGGAGCCTGTACGAGTTCTAAGAATGTTTCAATACTTCCTTAGAGGTATGGAAACTTGGCTATGAGGTGTACAATGTCAGCTTGGCGGCGGGTTTCAATACTTCCTTAGAGGTATGGAAACTCTACAAGGGCGTTGAACAGTCTTCTCGACATGATACTCCCGTTTCAATACTTCCTTAGAGGTATGGAAACCCCATGAATTCATAAACATGGATTCGTCCAGTTGCTGGTTTCAATACTTCCTTAGAGGTA
This genomic interval carries:
- a CDS encoding YaaR family protein gives rise to the protein MRIDPLGGESLKNQEVKGKKSKRTSRTGEVEKKEFFDIMKDISVEQFEKLLEEAVEEVIESGNELVRSPTPSNLKRYKNAIREFLKLVEKKLYKLSGSFDMTSGKAKLHVVVEEVNEKLMNLTEKIMKNEWQTINLAARIEEINGLILNLYR
- the nadA gene encoding quinolinate synthase NadA, yielding MVDKILKLKKEKGYVILAHNYQIPELQDIADFVGDSLQLARKAMDLEEKKILFLGVDFMAELVKILNPEKKVIVPDRSATCPMANRLTPEMIKEYKKRFPDAPVVLYVNSTAECKTLADVICTSANAVEVVKRIESDVILFGPDRNLAEYVAEKTGKKIVAMPEDGHCPVHQFSESSVDVAKKKYPDARVVVHPECPKPVRDKADYVGSTGQMERIPEKDPAKTFVIGTEIGMIHKLKKKFPDRNFVPLESAICVNMKKNTLENTLLALETESFEVTLPEDIIEKARRPILKMFEIMG
- the nadX gene encoding aspartate dehydrogenase, which codes for MRVLIIGVGNIGKQILKMTHFEKVYAFDKFQKDNIPDIYWLEEFHIPEDVDTVIECASPEAVKEYSFQILKSPVNYLIISTSAFADRAFRESFFEELKVSPARVFFPSGAIGGLDLLAAIRKNVQQVFIETRKHPRSLGINIEGETTVFEGSVEEAAKLFPRNINIASTVGLIAGFEKVKVIIRADSSLSNNVHIISVISDVGKYEFKIENLPSPENPKTSMVTVYSILKTIESLNSKIVFG
- the nadC gene encoding carboxylating nicotinate-nucleotide diphosphorylase gives rise to the protein MEKLLEILSSHVKEDEGNLDIASFPLRNTISKAAVFLKTENVVASGIELAQRFLEKYHLKSIFYVKDGEFIPKKGEIGEIEGNTYNLLLIERTLLNTLSLMISTATVTRRFARKLKHAKIAATRKTIPGFSLFQKLAVMHGGGDTHRFNLGDCVMIKDNHLKLYGSVEKAIQEVKKISSFTKKIEIEVENMEDALKAVEMGADIVMLDNMSPEMVKKVSKKIKEMNPNVVVEVSGGITEENVSDYDMETVDVISTSRLTLSEVFVDLSLEIQR